Below is a window of Lytechinus variegatus isolate NC3 chromosome 4, Lvar_3.0, whole genome shotgun sequence DNA.
acatccttgtcggtatgaagggactgatgacatcactcactatttcttttgtattttcttatgtgaaatgtgaaataatcaaattttcGCCAATTTTCCTGTCAAAATACTTTATTcgtccctgaacatgtggtattaccattgtttaacatttttatggttcagtgaaattattgtcaaatctgtaaaaattgaaatattgtataattcagacaataaaaaacaatgaaatgtgagtgagggacatcatcgactctatCATTTGCACATCATTGAGTTGTACATTTCACTggtttatgaaaaataagcgaaactgtaATAtgttgtaactttcttatttcacatccaattgtgataaaattttcagcgttatgcttgtttgatttttctctgaacTAGTAATaaagatcaacatttttcttggtcTACTTGACCTTTTTTCGTCCACTTCAGTCAGTTTATAATAAAAAGTCCTGGATAATGATATTCAAGTATTGCTCATTTTCGtctttatttgaatgaaaaagtgAGCCAATATTATGTCCCCTCCATCCTGGAACCACAATCGTAACTTTAACTGCTTCCTGCCTGCCTACAGGTGCAACCACTTCTTCCACCGATTGTCCCCCTTAGGTCACCTGTCTACCTGAGCGCTTAGACTCCGCTAATCACACCTCGTAAGACTGGAGCAAATTGCTAGAACAACAGTCCCACACATGCATTTCCCTGCTGGGCATTTGACTAAGAGGTTGGGTTGCAGTTACACTAACCCCTTAGCCCAACAGGGGGAATCATTGTTTGCCCTAGATCTCCATGTTAGTACTTATAAGCCCCGTTCAGATTCGAAGAATCGGCAACCACACATCAGACTGTACAAATTTCGTTTGCAACAAAAATAAAGGCTTGTTttttagacctacatgtacatgtagatagggTAAAATCATTTGGAtataacaatatattttgttttaatctatTAATATCTATTTACACGATCATGCAACAAAACATTGTGAATCTTAATCTAAGgaaatgtgtacatgtatttcatgtacGTGATgatacatttattttgtataaagGCGAAAGTGGGACTTGTCACAACTCCACCAATGATCTCAACAAGCTGATCTGTCttagaataggcctacatgtacatgtacagtaggtcTATATTACTTAATACCATGGATTACCTGCATTTGTTGCTTTTCTGTGTTAATAAAATTTCCACGAGAACTGAGAACGGGCAAAAGTGGCAGTAATCGGTGGTAGGCTGCCTGCAGGCTTTGTGTTCTTGTGATGTCCTTGTCAATCCAACTTGTTCCCCTAGCATATTCCCCCCCGTCTCCTTGGGCGCTATGAAATGACCCACTGTGCTCTCTTGATGTGTTAGGGGGTAAAGCCAGCTTCTTTTTCTGCTCCAGTTGCACCAGTAAGTGATGAAACATGGCTTGTTTTAAAGATAGATTTGCGGATTAATACCAGAATTCtgtatccaatttcagattaGTATTGCTGTAGTTGTGTACTTTTATGCTCAAGAGTTTGATATTTGGGGCTAGAATTCAGGCTTACATTGTTTGTATGTAGGTTCATGCCCCAATTGCCTCCATGAATAGTTTCGTTTTGAAATGCTAATCtcaaatgaatatgaaagtGTGTGCTCGTTTCTTTagttaaaaacaaacaaactttcTTTGAAGGATACCAAAACAAAGTATCACTCTTGGAGATAGACAGGTAtatgaggctgttctcactacattcctaaaactagtttactggaaactagtctagtggaaactagtttaatgcgtagtgagaacggtcaaagcggtcttggaagcaatcttccaaaccagtttggaaagccacctcgcgatgtagttttcaagatcgctttgcctcgttaaactggttttagcctaagtgaggacacaaccgttctttgggaagcgatcttcacacatttcgagcgcgctactccacatgacaggtgtagaatgcctatagtgcggtttcgaatttctcgcgaaacgtgtcaccccactgagagcgtttccatagcaacaagagcgctttacgtgaagtgattttgaaaaccactttcgtgtgatcaagtgggaacgctagtaaagcgatcttccaaagtggtttcctgaatcggtttccagtaaactagttttagaaagcataatgagaacggcctctaagATGACAtcatataaacattttcttatATGAAAATCTGCATCTATAGGGCCTGCATGTGCTACTTGTTATTCTGTTTTGGCATCACCCATGCCGTGCCGGGGAGGCggaaagcgaactgaatcactgtgacctgCTGCAGGTCTCTCCTGAGTTGCAGGCTTTCTTGAATAAATTGTACAGTATGCCACTTCCAGTTTTCTGTCTGTTTCCGTCTCTCATACACTCTTTCTGTCTGCTCCTTACAATCCATGGGTCTTTTAAAGATGTATTCCAGGCTGAAATTAAGgtatatctgaataaatagtgaaaaattcacagagcaaaatgctgaaaatttcatcaaaatcttataACAAATAGCGAAGTGATTGAATTAATAAAGTTTAGCGTtacaatatattgtgaaaagttatatgcacatcatgaattttcattagatgggctgatgatgtcacatccccactttccttaatAATCATATATGTTTACGTGAAATCATAATTGCTTCATTTtatcatacatgtgtgaatgatatgtcgaGCTTATAATGAAGTCAGTTGctgcaatgaatatctaatgcactaaatcagttgtctaTCATGAACctaatttttgtaatttaatacaaaagaacaagtggggatataacATCAGCCTGCTCATTAAATACTAATAAAGAAATGCctccatgcaaaccttcaaacaacatatgcctagaactgtttcactgaaataatgcatctttaaaatgctataactttgtTAGTCCTTGTAACTTTGCCAGTATGAGAAATCCAGCAGCCAATCACAGTCAAGTATACTATGCTACAATGGTTGCCATATTGACCAGTTACAACTCATTATGTAACAGGTTCCAACAGTGGTTCAAGCAGgatttttagggggggggttcaagctgaatgaaatgttgacgacaataaaagaaaataagtctTCACTACAAATTTTAGGTCGTTTCATACCCCCAGAAATTCAagttgtcaagcaaaaaaaaagtcttcaccaAAAATTTTACGCCATTTTTTTACCCCCCCCTCTGAAAGGTCTTCAAAATCTAGGGGGGGTATGAAAACCCGTTACCACCCCCTGCCTGCGTATGTCACTGGGTCCCAAATGATAGCTGACCATCATCATCCACATGtattactttattttgtttttccatCTCTTTCTCCTGTTCATATTTTCTCATTCTGTGACTGGATCTATTCACAATGCAGACATTAAATAATTTACATGTGAAGGCAAAAGTAAAGTGTATAAATCTAGACAAAGTGACAGATAATGTTCGGTTTGAAAAATAAGTTTATTTACAATCATCATTTAGAACAGGAGATCACAATTTCACAAATCCATAGTTCCATACCATAATGTCTTGGTTTTTAACAATTGAAAAAGCGAAGGCatgtttacaaataaatataatttttcaaagtgttATTCAAATGTATCAACCATGGTTTGCTCcactaaaatgaaaaaaaaataaacaaacaaaagatatgAAGTGAAAATGTCTGGTGGGAGCTTTGTAATCCTACAGTGAATTCAGAAAAAGGGATAGGACTATAAAATAAATTGGAATCTAATCTTTGAAATACAGTGAATCGTAacaatacactgtaaaaaataatggCTAAAATTTTTACCTCCACGAGGGTGATATGTGTCCAACTGATTTGGGGCAGTAGTTTACCCCGTgcaggaagcatattgtccagtaaggtaaAAAAATAGGCAGCAATTACTTCAGAATGGGcgaaattttcatcacactggataaaaaAAAGGCCAAAataaaatgcccaatgttggtcggacacataattaccctcatggagcactttacctaatattacttttttccaatatttttttttattagagtGTACAGTGTATTCTAAGTTCATCAatccttttcaaaatattttctttgaaaatgatcCAACACTGGCAACACAGTGTTTGTCAGTTTGTAAAAAGGCATGTTTCTTGCAAAATATAGGCCTAGTGCATTTGCTTTTAAATACTGAGCTTGGGATATCGCAGTATTGGTCACTGTAAGAAGATAAGTTCAATGACTTCTGTTCTAGCATGGAGGTAGAAAGGCATGGTTCTAACAATTGTATCAACCAATCAATTGTATTTAGCTATAATTTAGCTATAAACCTGTCTGAACATAACAGATGTGAGAGTCCAGTTATAAAAAAAGTGCCACCAATTAAGAAAACCTCACTAATCTTTGGAAGTTGACCCAAACTTCTCTTGCATCCATTCATGCACAGGCTGCCATGGGTTGTACTTCACATTTGAGAATGAGTTATTTCATTATTGTCTACTTTATAGTGCAAACTATGAATCCATCTTGTGATACATTAATTTGAGACAGGCAATGAAGATGAATACAATACATTGATAATTTACTTCTACAATACATTGATAATTTACTTCCACAATACATTATGAAAGATCTATCATATAACAaatggtcgcatttcataagttgggtatgcaaaaagggtggcgtatgaacaattttccacacggtgccatggataaattgttgctacatcacagcatcttgaccaaatttattgagtaatatctcattttgaagctagaactataggctaaatatattactatgaattagatcaatacaatatcaggaacaaaaactatagcacattaagtttgaagtaacaggggtggcggagccggtggatgcggtaaatgataaaatattaattaaacctaattaacaacttactataatatgtaatatgactgttatcctcatatttctgggagttttaaagcagggaacaactaaatgtcataaaaatttgacaattttgaaaatatgcagcaatggaatacatgtgtatgtcagctctgatctgcaacctaatcaattagttaaccggagagatttggttaattatctaatttgtaatcttaatttttagtacaaatgttgtgtatcattgcaacaaacatttctacccctgatgttgtcattttgccaaacatataaatacagtgacgggtattttgggggcaaaaatgtgaaattaaatactgttaattaattagtataattaatatgcatacaataatagataattattcgatttttggtacagatttaattattgatgtttcaagattataactgcaatttactagggtgatccaatgttgcattaacttttgacaccattttatgtgcagcaggtccaatttgagaaaaacacatttcaaaattcacatttacattgacgtctatgtaataataagctgttaattagtcattttaaggaaaaataaaggtatttgagacttaaaacttttccattatttagagaatggtaatagctataacatatcaaaaaaaatttttttgaccatttttaccctgttcgcgaaattggaccaccttctGACATGCGACCATATCTCTATTTACATAGAGATTAAATTAAAGTAGAATTATTACTTGTAAAAAAGAGATCAAATTTATTACTTGTATTAAAATGACATTAATTAATTCTTCAACAAAAATCCTAACAAAATGGAAGAACTAGAATTTTTAGACTATGGAAATTTGTAGGCTAATCACTCGATTGGCTTATtgtattcaaataataaataaactgTTATTTGGGCCTGGACAAACACattcattgttgattatgattGAGAAAATCGGTTTATAAATTACATCAGcgatttgtatttatttcaaactaCCTCAAAAATGTAATCTGCCAAAATACACGAGATTCATGTTTATGGTTCTAGCTGACGAAAACTGATTGAACCCACGCTTGATGCATCAGTCTGTCAGCTCAATTAAATAGACAGATGTTATAATACTGGTGATTGAAAGGAGAGGAGGAGATAATTGAAACCTTGGGGACTTTATAGAATGAAAATGATGGTGCCAACAAGACTGGTAGCCAGGAATGATTTGAAGATGTTGACGGAGGTCAGAGGATCTTCAAGAAATTATCTCCATCGTTTTGTAATCTGATTATATATCTTGCATGCAATACATTGCAAGTATTAAAGCCATTGGTTAACACTGATTTGTGTTCAAAAAATATGATCTGCAAGGTCCTATTTGTGACCTGTTTTCGCgatatttgaaaaatgaaaataactgaTGGAGAAAATTTTCATGTGATCATTATTGGCAAAATATAACATGTAGGCCCTACAAACAGTggataagaaaattaaaatgcatGAGAATATTGGTTGATTTTtgcctttttttggggggggggttgcaagaAAGGTATTCAGCAACACAGCGctaaacatttgtattaagcgctatatttttatcatatcaACGCTTGTATTGGAGCTACACCATTCACTGTACATGCAgagttatcaatatcatcatgatgCAATAAATAATGAGGAAGAGGTAGAAGTATGCAACAGGGTTAATAATATAGTTTATGACAATCAATAATTAAAGATTTAATTCACTCTGTTGCTATAGTATTTGatgaaattacaaaatacaaattaaatttgaatttaaaacaaTGGAAACAACATTTAATGAAACcaaatgcaaattttatgcatttcatgaggcatattttcattatgattaaAGATTTTACAAATCTGAAATGAAACTATGTGaaaggtgtttcataaatttcaaggtcaagtccaccctctcacaaaaaagatgatgaaataaGTACATGTAGAGAAAATCGCACAGGCTGAACGTTAATATGtcatcaaaataaatgtaaaatacaaaagttaatttcattttcatagtttttcttaatttcagaAAGCAGACTTTATTAATATACACTGCGCAACATGGACCAgccagtatgcaaatgagggagccAATTATCTTTTAAACTCaagatttttttacatatagatctacaaaataaaatataaatgatgacaaaaaaatgtaagaaaGTGGATGACATTATCAGCTGATTCGGctccctcatttgcacacctaaaactgttttgtgaaatcaaggaaaattgtTGAACATTTTTAGgtccaattttgattaatttcagtGTGTTGCTTGTTTGAACATTCTCTATTTCATTGTAAGTTTCTACTGGATTGGAATTGACCTTGAACAACATTGACTATTTATGGAATGCCAAAATGGCTTCTTGGCATCAACCAATTTGAAATACTTATATAGTAGGCACATGAATGCAATCACACAATGTATATTATTTGCCACAATAGTGAAATTatttgattaaaacaaaataattcttcATCCTTGTATCACATATTCCAGCATGTCATATTCACATTGTTCAGAAAGTATTGCAATGCGTAAATAAACAAAGTGATCTCAGTATAAAGAGGTTGACTGGTAACAACAATTAGTGATAAAAATTTGACCATATGTAGTCCCAGGTCTTCCTAAGAAACACGATGAAGAATTGAAGATCTTGATATCTCAACAAAGTTTTAGATTTATTGTTGGTTTCTTGGGATTTGATATTGATTGAACAAAATCAGTCTTCCAATGAATATAATACAATAACTGTCAATGTCGATTTTGTTCATACAGTTACTAAGAAAACAGATCAAGTGGGAATCCCTAAAAAAAGATAGCATAGaacttaatacatgtatgtaatctTCAAGAATTTCTCAGGTAGGTTTTGATCAAATCAAAAACATtagtataccccccccccaaaaaaagggggaacgGTTGTGAACAACAAATATTAAACGAGGGTTTGTTTATTTCCCTTTTCCACTTCTTCTCCAGCAATGTTCTCATAAATATTGTCCACATCATCCAAGGGTACATCAGAATACACAGTTCCGTTGGCTACTTGATCAAGCTGTCCATTGTCCATGTACACCAACCTTGCTTTCTTGACCTCATTAGGAGGCAGAGGTAATGTCCTGACATAGCATCCCTCTGTTACATCAGGTTGCGAGGATAGTGTCAGAGGGGCGTGGTTGCATAACGGCTTCTCATGCCTTACATTATGACCCCACGTCTTGTTCATGCAACACATGTGCGATCGTGGATGCTGGTAATGAGGCTCTAAAGAGTCAGTCCTCGCAGGTGGGTGCGGCTTTGGCGAAGGTGGAACCAGTAGCTGTGAGTTAAAGTGGGCGGGGCGCGCACCTGGACGGACTTTCTGGTAGTGGCCGAGGTCGGGGTGGTAGTAGTTTCCAACAGCTTTGGAAGATGCGGTTGCGAGGCAGTTCTCGGTGGTGTAGTCTGATGAAACAATCGTCTCGGCCGTAGAGATGACGGGTTGACTGTCCACCGGGCTGTTGGAGGAATGATTGGCAGAGTGAACCACCACGTGCAATGTCGCTTGTACTTGCTGCCTCTGTTGGTCACTTCCTCCACGCTCACTCTCAGGCAACTCGTAGACGTTCAAGGTATCACGAGAGGTACGGAGTGTGCTGCATCCTTGTGAGTGAGTGTAATGAAATTCAGACTTGGTGGTGGCACCATGATGGCAATGAGCATGCGATTTCTTGGCTTTCTTCTTACAACCACAAATAACTGGTGCATAGATTGCAAGAAGTATGAGCAAGAATAGAGACATAAGGACACAAACGATTAGTAGCCATATTGGCCATAGCCTCCATTTTCCAGGGCGTTTGTTGATTATGATGTCGGTGTCTGGAACAGTAGGGAGCTCTGTCCTTGTCATAGCATCTGTCGGTTTCCCAAGGATGTTGCCATTCAGACTCACGACTGTTGTGCTGTTTGAAACTGTCCAGCCATTGTTGGACAACTCGCACACAATCTCTACATCTATCTCACTGTAGAGGATGGATAGGTCTGTCACGCGTAGAGTACGCCCGTTATTCTCCAGGATATATCCAAAGGTTCCAGGACGGATAGGATCCTGGTTGACATACCAGGTAAAATTATTAACCTCACGACTGAAGTTGGTGCTTGGCCCACAGGTAAAGCTCAGTTCTATCATGTCCTGTGAGCGAGGTTGACCTCCCGTCAGAGGAAGCGTCCCGCTTTCAAACTCCTGCCACACCTTCTGCAAGTTAGAGTCAATCTGAACGGGTGGCGGAGCAGCCATTGCCACAGGATCAACTGTACAGTTTCGTGGAATCAACAGGGCATCACCTTCAGCTTtgcaataaaaatgtgatagatTTTCCTGCAGTGTAACCACAGTTCTGTGTTTAGCGACAATCTCGTAATTCCATGACATCTCGGAATGAAGTCTCTGATCTCCTTTATACCATGCGAGCTGAACCGGAGGTGACCCTTCCGTTGAGCGACAAATCAATTCAACCTCATCTCCAGGCAACAGTAACCCATCCCTTTTGCGTACCTCACAGATGGGGAACTCATCTGAAGGAGCGATGAGGACTTGAAGACGTGCTGGATCAGAGGTCAATGTATCCTTATGAGATGGTGCGTAACAGGCGCATTGGTACTCCCCATCATCCCATGAGGAAACATTGACAATGCGCAGGGTAAAATCACCTGCTGAAGTGTTTCCTGGGATCGAATAGCGCTCACTGACTTCGGAAGGGATGCGTGGCATGAATTCCGCGTTCCTGAAGAAATATGTCTGCATGTCCTTCCGGTACCAATATACGTTACATATCCCAGGTTGTTGCAAGACGCAAGGTAACCGCACTTCTCGGCCCTCACGAACAGTCACGTCACGTGGTGATATCTGAATAGATTCTTGTTGTCCCATCGTAATGGAAACACAAAATGTCACCAAGACAGAGATGGTTAGAGAATTTCTCAACGAAAATAGATCCATTATGATGCAGTCTTCTTtcaaaaagagaaatgaaattcAACAGAAGTCCCGGAATAAATGATCACTTCAAATCAATATCCAGCAATGTGAGGAAAAGAACAAGTTGGTGATCAAAACTTGATAGGGCAGAGAGCCTCAGTCACTTTAGATGGCTCATGTTTGTACAATATAAACTTTCATTGTTTTCCTTGTGATAGCTCCAGCTCTTGTGTGGTAGGTTAATCCAGGTCACTCAATCCAGCTTGATGGTAAGTGCTTCCAAGGAACAGACCACATCGTAAGCTCCGGACCTGTGCAAAGTGAACCAAGAGGAGGACAGTTAGGGCCAGTTTCACTTATCACTTTAATCTGTTTGCAATAATGATTTTTCTCTCAAGCTGAACACATGTTCCAGTTATCAAGTATTTGATAGGACAAGGGGAAAGGATGCTAAGATAGTGGAAATATTGGAATGTTATGGCATGCAAGTTATGCTTCAGTCTTTGGAATGGTGAAGACTTGAAGCACATGACAGAGCCATGTACTAACCCATAGTTAGTTAGATGTGAAGTGGTCAATCaatcacttgaaaaaaaaatatttttcaattttgataggATTTCTTCCAATCAAAATGTAATTACGAAAGACTTTGTAAAATGGTTGAAGATAAAGGATCATGATTGATGcccaaattgaattcaaatcatTCAATGTGGTTCATTTAAGAACACAGTTCAGTATGTCTAAAggttttcattcaaatcatatcatttcaGGACAGTTCTCTATTCATTTTACAATGCATAAGAAAAAGGTAGTTATATCATAAATGggcaaatgtaaaaaaaaaatagattacaAAGACAGATAAATAAATGAGATAATCTGTAACAAAAGTTTAGTTAGGCAATTATTGGTCcagtatgttaaaaaaaaattaatgacaagaaaagggtgTAACCTGATCAAATGATTTGGAAATCTGCAGGATATCAGTTcaaattacaaataataaaaaggaaagGATATTTTCTGAAATTGCAATAAAGCCATCCAagactattaaaaaaatagggCCTACTCATAAATGTGTAATATTTGTTTACCTTTGGTCTTtgcataatgaatattcaggtGTTGTAAGCCagctttgtattttttaaaggagATTCAAACAAACATAAGGAAATGGTCATTAccttttaatgtttttaatacAGTAATCTacttaaataaatattatttcaaaacattttgatgATACAGCTCTCATCTATTTTGAGAAATTGGTTTACAAAATTTATGTTTACACTCTCCATAACCGGGGAAGTGAAACGTCAAGCAGGCGCGAGTGATTATACATTTAAGATCCAAGAGTTAGGGTGAAGTATTCCAAGAATGCTCTTACCATCAATCCAGAGGACAGCTCTCTCCAATCAAAGCAGAAGGCAGGGTAATCCTTTTTAGTAAGCCGGGGTTCAAGTTTGTTCCGAGAAGCTGAGATTGGGAATGGCTTCAATGTGTGAGATGGGATTACAGGGTTAAAAAGGTCCAGTGATCACGAATTTGATACTATCAAATTTGTTCAAAAGTCTTGTTCAAAGTTTTGTTCAAGGTTTTGAGGTTAAGCAGTCCCTGGTAATGTTCGCAAGTCAAGTAATTTTAATGAACATCAGCCATGGCAAAGAAGCTGGCTTCCAAAAACTGGATGTGATAAAACAGGATGCagatgacctacatgtatagctATCTCATCTGTGAATGATATCTATAACGATCTATGAAAAGTTTGAATCCACTAGCCTTCTTTGATGCAGATGCATCAATTGGTGATGGTGCACAATGTGGAGATGAGAGAGATGTACCTGGGACAGAATTTGTTTTCCTATAATATTTTGCTGCCGAATAGGGATTCCAGAATTCCAGTAATGTATTGGTATATTCATGTACCATCCAAGGCTGTTATTCCCTGATACTAATGAGCTTTAATTGATGGTGAAGCAGAAACCTCCAAACATAACCAAGTTCAGTTCTCCAGAAGGCAATAGACCAAAAGGCGTACTATAGAGAgctggatgaaaaaaaattcaagtcgAATTCTTAACCAGCCTATAAATGTCAAGAACAGATTTTCTGTCCTAATGGCTTTTAGATTTCCATGTAAGGCACAGATTATGTCCAATTGTGCTTCCCTTTTGGTAGTAATCAGTCGCTCTGCTGTCAGATCTATCAATGATTACAAATGCACATCGAAGCTCCACTGCACATGCTTATCGCTCTCCCAGCTGAAGGTGTTTTGTGGAGATCCATGTCAAAGTTGTTGTGGAGAAGTGAATTTTTACAACTTGTTTCCGAAGATTATTTCCTTTCACCACAGCCCACCTCAAGTTTGTTGGGAAATGTAATTGAGGAGGAGAGATGAGAAGTGTGAGGGGGAGGGTAAAGAAAGAGTTTACCAGACTCCGATGTGTGCTGGTGTGTATGGAAGCACTCTGTCCA
It encodes the following:
- the LOC121413696 gene encoding uncharacterized protein LOC121413696 — protein: MDLFSLRNSLTISVLVTFCVSITMGQQESIQISPRDVTVREGREVRLPCVLQQPGICNVYWYRKDMQTYFFRNAEFMPRIPSEVSERYSIPGNTSAGDFTLRIVNVSSWDDGEYQCACYAPSHKDTLTSDPARLQVLIAPSDEFPICEVRKRDGLLLPGDEVELICRSTEGSPPVQLAWYKGDQRLHSEMSWNYEIVAKHRTVVTLQENLSHFYCKAEGDALLIPRNCTVDPVAMAAPPPVQIDSNLQKVWQEFESGTLPLTGGQPRSQDMIELSFTCGPSTNFSREVNNFTWYVNQDPIRPGTFGYILENNGRTLRVTDLSILYSEIDVEIVCELSNNGWTVSNSTTVVSLNGNILGKPTDAMTRTELPTVPDTDIIINKRPGKWRLWPIWLLIVCVLMSLFLLILLAIYAPVICGCKKKAKKSHAHCHHGATTKSEFHYTHSQGCSTLRTSRDTLNVYELPESERGGSDQQRQQVQATLHVVVHSANHSSNSPVDSQPVISTAETIVSSDYTTENCLATASSKAVGNYYHPDLGHYQKVRPGARPAHFNSQLLVPPSPKPHPPARTDSLEPHYQHPRSHMCCMNKTWGHNVRHEKPLCNHAPLTLSSQPDVTEGCYVRTLPLPPNEVKKARLVYMDNGQLDQVANGTVYSDVPLDDVDNIYENIAGEEVEKGNKQTLV